In Heteronotia binoei isolate CCM8104 ecotype False Entrance Well chromosome 5, APGP_CSIRO_Hbin_v1, whole genome shotgun sequence, the DNA window tcgagagtcatggagtaaaaggacaggtcctcttgtggatcaaaaactggctgagtaataggaagcagagagtgagtataaatgggcagtcttcgcagtggaggacggtaagcagtggggtgccgcagggctccgtactgggtcccgtgctctttaacttgttcataaatgatttagagttgggagtgagcagtgaagtggccaagtttgcagatgacactaaattgttcagggtggtaagaaccagagaggattgtgaggaactccagagggatcttttgaggctgggtgagtgggcgtcaatgtggcagatgcggttcaatgtggccaagtgcaaagtaatgcacattggggccaagaatcccagctaccaatacaagttgatggggtgtgaactggcagagactgaccaagagatcttggcgtcgtggtagataactcactgaaaatgtcaagacagtgtgcgtttgcaataaaaaaggccaacgccatgctgggaattattaggaagggaactgaaaacaaatcagccagtataatgccccttgtataaatcgatggtgcggtctcatttggagtactgtgtgcagttctggtcgccgcacctcaaaaaggatattatagcattgaagaaagtccagaaaagggcaactagaatgattaaagggctgaaacactttccctatgaagaaaggttgaaacacttgggactctttagcttggagaaccgtcgactgcggggtgacatgatagaggtttacaagataatgcatgggatggagaaagtagagaaagaagtacttttctccctttttcacaatacaagaactcgtgggcattcgatgaaattgctgagcagccaggttaaaacggataaaaggaagtacttcttcacccaaagggtgattaacatgtggaattcactgccacaggaggtggtggtggccacaagcatagccaccttcaagaggggtttagataaaaatatggagcacaggtccatcagtggctattagccacagtgtgtgtataaaaattttttgccactgtgtgacacaagagtgttggactggatgggccattggcctgatcttcgCGCCCGgcgctttgggccaccccaagataaccagccaatcacatatcatgtccatgggcagatgttgcaccacagaaattgtggatccacggcttcgtgccagcgccagggaccaaaaacttgcttttggaccacggatcctcatggatccacgtgatttttgcttcggatccccccaagccctccatccagtcacatatcatgtccttgggcagagtttccactacagaaatcatggatccacggtttcgtggcagcgccagaaataaaaaacttggttatgaaccatggatcctcatggatccatgtgatttttgctttggatccccccaagccctccatacggccacatgtcatgtccatgggcagagtttccaccacagaaatcatggatccacggtttcatggcagcaccagaaatcaaaaagttggttatgaaccacggatcctcatggatccatgtgatttctgcttcggaacccccaagccctccatccagtcacatatcatgtccatgggcagagtttccaccacagaaatcatggatccatggtttCGTGGCAGCGGCAGAAATCAAATACTTGGttatgaaccacggatcctcatagatccacgtgattttttccttggatccccccaagacctccatacagtcacatatcatgtccatgggcagagttttcaccacagaaatcgtggatccacagcttcgtggcagcgccagggaccaaaaacttgtgTTTGGATCATGGATCCTCAGGGTTCCACCTGATTTTTGCCTTGCATCCCCCCAAGatcaccatccagtcacatatcatgtccatgggcagagtttgcaccccagaaatcgtggCTCCACGGCTTCGTGGAAGCGCCAAAGagcaaaaacttgcttttggaccacggatcctcatggatctacatgatttttgctttggatccccccaagctttccatccagtcacatatcatgcccatggacagagtttgcagcacagaaatcgtggattcacagcttcgtggcagcgccagggaccaaaaacttgcttttggaccacggatcctcatgaatcctcatgatttttaccttgggccaccccaagctcactatccaatcacatatcatgtccatgggtaaagtttgcaccacagaaatcatagatacaCAGCTTCATGGTAAtgccagagaccaaaaacttggtattggaccacggatcctcatgaatcctcatgaattttgccttggatccccccaacctcaccatccaatcgcatatcatgtccatgggcagagcttccaccacaaaaatcatggatccacggcttcgtggcagcaccatggaagaaGAACTTGGTTTTGCACCATAGATCCTCATGAGTTTACACCCCGGAAATCATGGATCCTTGGCATCCTTGGCATCGTGGCAACATCATGGAgcgaaaacatggctttgaagcacaTATTCTCATGGATCTTCATGATATCTGCATTGGCTCATcgcaagctcaccatccaatctcatgTTGTGTCCATggaaagagtcggactcgactgtgcgactgaacaacattaAAAAATCTGTTGACCATAAACAGTTGTGATTGCACCTACATTAATGAGTACAAGACAAACTCACCCCTAAACAACAAACTGTCCCCCTTAAACCATTTACAGTTGAATTAATGTAAGAGAGATGACAGCTTTTAATTATTAATGAACATAATTATTAATtaaaagtcctatgaagaaaggttgaaggagctgggcatgtttagcctggagaggaggcggctgagaggtgataggatcaccatcttcaagtacttgaaaggctgtcatatggaagatggtgtggaattgttttctgtggccccggaaggtaggaccagaaccagaacTGGTTGAGATTGAATCAAAAGTGGtttcggctcaacatcaggaagaacttcctgaccgttagcgatttctcagtggaacaggcttcctcgggaggtggtgggctctccttccttggaggtgtttaaacagaggctaaatggccatctgacagcaatgaagatcctgtgaatttagggggaggtgtttgtgagtttcctgcattgtgcaggaggttggattagatgatcctggaggtccctcccaactctatgattccattattctaATTTGATGGCCTCTATCTAGTGAGCAAGATGTTTTGCGGTCAAAGATAAGACCATTACAATATCTGCCTTGGATAGTTTTGCAACTCGATGGCATCAGATAGTTCAGAATGCAGTTATTTGCAGTGAAAGGTATGGACATGATTTTGATTTCTCATGTTACTGTAGTGTTCGTGGTAAGGTAGAAACATTACAGATATTTTTTTGTTTGGTCATCCTGTAGACATTGGTGTGATGTCATAATGCACAAGCCTCAAAGTATTTGAAGCAGTGTTTGGCATCTTGGCAGTGTTCTGAGGTTTTCGTGGGTTATTCTGTGGTCATGGACGTGCTGTGTGATGTGAAAGAAACCTCAGGGGAACCATGCATGATGAGCCCAACTATTCAAAAATTAAAAGTCACAGAATTCATGAAGATTAAGCATTTCAAAGTATGTAAGCACACTGTGACAGCATACAAGGTACTAGAAATCCAATTTGTATTTTGCAAACGCTGGGCATAGATGTGACATCTGGATGGATAATGAGTATGGTGAACAATAAAACTGTGAATGTGTGATAGTTGTTCAGCAAGCTATGACCATGGATATTACATGTGGTATAATGTCGAGTTTTCCTTGATCAAACGCAAATAACTttaagatcaagaaggatccgCACTTGGAAACCATATTTTGCCTCCTTGGTACCGGCACAAAGCCATGGACCTGTCATTCCTGTGGTGCAAGGTCTGCCAAGAATCATGGTGGAATCCaacgcaaaaatcatgtggatccatgaggatctgtggtccaataccaagtttttattccatggtgctgccacgaagccatggagccatgatttttgtggtagatgctctgcccatggacatgatatgtgattgcatagtgagcttggggggatccaacacaaaaatcatgggaatccatgagggtccgtggtccaaaagcaagatTTTGGTCCCTGGTGCAGCCACGAAACAGTGgagccatgatttctgtggtcgaaactctgcccatggacatgacatgtggctgtatggagggcttgggggtatccaaggcaaaaatcacgtggatccatgaggatctgtggtccaaaagcaagtttttggttcctggcgctgccacgaagctttggctccacgatttctgtggtgcaaacgctgcccatggacatgataagtgactggatggagggtttggggggatccgaagcagaaatcatgtggatccatgaggatcaacggtccaaaatcaagtttttggtccctggcgctgccacgaagctgtggatccacaatttctgtggtgcaacatatgcccatggacatgatatgtgattggcttgttatcttggggtggccgaaagcaaaaatcatgaagatccacgaggatccgtggtttggaaacatgttttttcagtgctgtggagccacaaattcgtggaggcatgatttttctggtgctgcctatagtctaagagaggatctacaacatgatggtggtttgatttcatttcaccataaaaatcatatgaattcatgaggatccgtgctttggaagccagtttttgcattgctgaggcaccacgaattcgtggaggcatgatttttgtggtcctgcctatagtctaagacaggatcaataggattaaagtggtttgatttcattttaatgtaaaaatcatatgaattcatgaagatccgtgtagatccgacttttactcTTTTCCTGGTTTTTCTGGTGTAAGCATGATATGTAATttgatggtgatgttggggggacccaaagcaaaaaCCCTGAGGATCCATGTGGATCCGTGCCTTGGATTCATGTTTttgaagactgtagatttatactccgcccttctctctgaatcagtctcagaggggctcacaatctcctttatcttctttccctacAACACCctgtgggtgggactgagagagctctcccagaagctgccctttcaaggcaactcttgcaagtgctatggctgacccaaggccattccagcagctgcaagtggaggagtggggaatcaaacctggttctccaagataaaagtctgcacacttaaccgctacaccagactgggtCTGTTGTGGTGCCACGAATCTGTGGATGCATGATTTTTTTGgtgtctttttatttatttctttgatttgatttacatcccgccctccctgccaaagtagtctaacacaggggtgtcaaacatgagcccagaggccaaatcaggcccctggagggctcctattaggccccccagcaactgctgtcatttgcttccttctccctctctgattccttctgcatgctttgcaaggctcgcttAATAGCACAAGAGCTAgagagcaaaccctctattttcggcagtggctgaggctccttacttggggaggaaaggtggaaggaagagcttgctttgccaggctctctcaatcgcacagcagagctactgagccaagcctctcttccttctattagctgaggctccaccccttcctggtccctggggaaggaaggaaaaagccaaagcttcctctgcccacttccctggatcccatgggagaaacacaatgagagcacctttaagaccaaagagtgctaatgttttaagcatgttgtttttgctttttaaattaattgtgtttgtgtcctttttctctgccacctaatctgaAATAGGCACACGCATGGCCCACCctggcatggcccggcccagcaaggcctCCTTTATgtcggatccagccctcataacgagTGAGATTTACACCTCTGGTCTAACACCTGCCCTACGCTGTGCTGGCAGTTTTATTTCATTTCGGCAAAAAAATCAAATGAATTCATGAGAATCCATGTTTTGGATCCATGTTTTTGCGACATGGTGTCACCAAATCCACGCAGGAGCAATTCttgtggtgctgcctatagtctaagacatggtctatagcagggtggccaacgatagctctccagatgttttttgcctacaactcccatcaccccagccatcagcacgctggctggggctgatgggagttgtaggagaaaacatctggagagctaccgttggctaccatCTATAGTATGATGGTGGTTTTCTTTCATTTCAACATAACAATCATTTGAGTGGATAAGGATCTGTCTAGATCCAACTTTTACTTTTCCCCATATTATGGGATTATGAATACTGTAGGAATATCACATGAATGGATTTTTCAAGTACATCAGAAACCATCTAGAAGGAACACGGATCAGGGCCGGACCTTCCACGAGgcattaggcatttgcctagggcaccggcccaagggggtgccgaattgggagCCCCCCGCCTGTAACTCGCAgaggccttccctgctctcacaCCATCTTTCTCGCTCTCAGGCCGCCTTCCCTGCTCTCGCACTGCCTTCCCCACTCTAGGCTGGCTTTCTTGCccgcctgcccccttccctgctCTCACTCCAGCTTCCCCTCTCCTGTCGCCCTCCCCGCCTCCGTCTCTCCCCCCTTGCTGTGCAGGCGATGAGGTGCAGGCCTGCCGAGGGTGCAGCGCTTCTAGGGCCGGCCCAGACAAGGATTCTGCTTCATACTGATGAAAGCCACAGCATGGCATCCGCTCTTCTGAAGTTCGCTGTGCAGGGACTCAGCTTTGGGAATTTGGTTTTGTGCAAAATTTGTTACTAATATCACCATTTGAATAGATGTATGTTAAACACAGTGACATTGTCAAAGTTCTGGtttttcaaatatacttctcttgaggttggcaactgtgtccCACTTGCAGCACAAATccccagcagcccccccccccccaatcttcccTCTGGGTGCCCTGTCTTTCCCAGCCCCCCTGTTCTCTAGCCTGTATCCTGCCAGGGGCGTAACCCCAGAGGTGCCCAAATGCAAAGAAGCGCCAGTAAACCCAAATCCCCCTCTCAAAAAACTAGGCTACGCTTCCCTTGACCCTCCCAGGCAAGAAGGCGGAATGCAAACACCTAgcttagtaaatacagctcctccaagagctatgaaactaaggggggaaCCCAGCACTGCCCCCTTtaattccatctctccttccagtggctctctcAGTTCTTGCACTGTCTTTCCCCGCTCTAGGTCCCTGGGTGACCTGTGTGGTGGAGGAAAAgcgcttgcaagcctgcctatttccccctccttcctcccttcactCACGGTGGAAATATCTGCCTATCTACGGgaagtgctcagaggctgactgtgaTCCCAATGTGAAgcaagcttacttgagagtaagcctgcattaagttcctccttgacctctgggagctacacaatatgcgtgaaagagccacatgtggctcccgagccacagtttggacacccctggcttaggttTTACCAGCTGCTTTCGTCCAGACTCAGCTATATTTATGACCAGTGAGTGAtgcctctccttcttcttctgtattttcaTATGTCCGTGTGTGTGTCCATCTGAAGACcatgatgacctctggtgactgacccctgctgggtgCCTCGTctatattcagggaggtggctaaataaagcctgcctctgcttcccaactgctggtattccaaggagatctcccatccaagtccttgccagagtccaccctgcttggcttctgagatatgacaagatcaggcttgcccgggctacccaagtcagggcccagttccttctgcatcttgactctaactagcctttcctggcaactaactccGCCCACCCTCTTTCTACCTAGATGGAAGGCTTGAGGAAGTTCTCTTTCACTATCTGAAGAGTCTGCTTGCACATGGAAGGTTAAGCTTAGAATGAAACTTTATTGGTCCTCAAGCTGACACTGGACACAacccaaaaagaagaaaaagaatgcagatttataccctgcccgagCACTTCTAATCTTTCTGATTAGAATAAGGTTTCTTTTGTAGATTTCAGCCTTTTACAGCAATTGGCATCTTTTCAATACTTTTTGTGGTGTGTGGTTGTCATTTAGATATGTAGGAGGAAAGCTCTTTTTACAGGCTAAGAGGTTGCATGGATCCCCCTTGTGTGAGTTACTTGACACAGCAGAAGAGAACTTCTTGGACTGAATCACTTTCAAAGAGCCCAACATTAAAATTttgtcttccctgtgtgggttctcagttGCCATCGAAGAGTGCTTCTGCAACAGAATCTCTTTCCAAatacaaaaggtttctcccttctATGGGTTCATATATGCTTTTGAAAATCTCTTTTCACAatctgaatctcttttcacaatCTGCAGACTCAAAAGTTCCCTCTCCCAtgtgtgggttcttcgatgcAGTTGAAGAGTGCCTCTCTAACTGAATCTTCTCTCACACTCTAGGCACTGAAATGTTTCTCCTGTTTAGATTCTCCGATGCATTACTGTTCTCCCATTGCCTGCTCCCCTACCCTCCTTGGAACCTACAGGTTGAGAGCTGCCATTGCAGTAACGGAGGGTGATAGACAAATGGCTTATCAGGAAATTCAAAGTGCGGGGAGTGCGGTCATTCCCTCTGTgtattctctgatgctgttgaagattcctcctctcactgaatctctttccacactctgagcactcgaaaggtttctcccctgtgtgggttctctgatgactttgaagactgccactccgagtgaatctttttccacactctgagtattcaaaaggtttctcccctgtgtgggttctctgatgacattgaagatggtcactctgactgaatctctttccacactctgagcatttaaaaggtttatcccctgtgtgggttctcttatgATGTTGAAGAtgaccactctgactgaatctttttccacactctgagcactcaaaaggtttctcccctgtgtgggttctttggtgctttTGAAGAGTGTTACTCTCAATGAATctatttccacactctgagcactcaaaaggtttctcccctgtgtgggttcttcgatgcTGTTGAAAATTGCTTCTGAAacaatctcttcccacactctgagcattcaaaagctttctcccctgtgtgggttctctgatgacgttgaagatagccactccgactgaatctctttccacatgctgagcattcaaaaggtttctcccctatgtaggttctctgatgatgttgaagataggcactctgaatgaatctctttccaaactctgagcattcaaaaggtttctcccctgtgtgggtcctctgatgacgttgaagagtgccactctcactgaatttctttccacactctgagcattcaaaagttttTCCCccggtgtggattctctgatgactttgaagactgccactcagaCTGAAACTCTTAcgacactgtgagcattcaaaaggtttctcccgtgtgggttctctgatgacattgaagactgccactctcactgaatttctttcgacacactgagcattcaaaaggtttctcccctgtgtgggttctccgatgctttttaagatcgctactctgaatgaatctcttcccacatactGAGCATTCGAAGGTTTTTccacctgtgtgggttctctgatgaagttgaagactgccgctccgactgaatctctttccacactctgggcattcaaaaggtttctcccctgtgtgagttctacgatgatattgaagattgccactctgactgaatctctttccacactctgagcattcaaaaggtttctcccctgtgtgggttctctgatgaagttgaagagtgccattctgactgaatctctttccacactctgagcattcaaaaggtttctcccctgtgtgggttctctgatgaagctgaagactgccactccgactgaatctctttccacactctgaacattcaaaaggtttctcctctgtgtgggttctctgatgatattgaagatggccactctgactgaatctctttccacactctgagcattcaaaaggtttctcccctgtgtgggttctctgatgacgttgaaaactgccactccgactgaatttctttccacactctgagcattcaaaaggattCTCACCTGTGttggttctctgatgatgttgaagagtgccactctgactgaatctctttccacactctgagcattctaaaggtttcttccctgtgtgggttctctgatgacgttgaagatggccTCTCtcaatgaatctctttccacactctgagcattcaaaaggtttctcccctgtgtgggttctctgatgaagctgaagatggccactccgactgaatctctttccacactctgagcattcaaaatgtttctcccctgtgtgggttctctgatgaagttgaagactgccactctcactgaatctctttccacactctgagcattcaaaaggtttctcccctgtgtgggttctctgatgacgttgaagactgccactccgactgaatctctttccacactctgagcattcaaaaggtttctcccctgtgtgggttctctgatgacgttgaagatggccactctgactgaatctctttccacactctgagcattcaaaaggtttctcccctgtgtgggttctctgatgaagttgaagactgccactctcactgaatctctttccacactctgagcattcaaaaggtttctcccctgtgtgggttctctgatgatgtcgAAGAGTAccactctcactgaatttctttcgacacactgagcattcaaaaggtttctcccctgtgtgagttctctgatgctttttaagatcgctactctgaatgaatctctttccacatactgagcattcaaaagttttttcccctgtgtgggttctctgatgacgttgaagatggccagtcttaattaatctctttccactctCTGGGCATGTAAAAGTTCTCTTTTCTCTGTGGGCTTTTTGGTGCAGCTGAAAGAttctactctgactgaatttatTACTCATTTCTGAGAATTCAGAAGGTTTCTTCTCTCTCTGTATTGTTTGGTGTACAAGGAGCTGTGATgtatttctgaaatactttccacactgaatggatttccttgccttcattatcctgtgctttggaaaatgtacattctGCTTTCTTCCATCATATTTCTCAACCATACCACCACCTTTTTTTATGTTAGGTTTGCCTTGATTCCTGACAATTTTGttcaagttttcatttttaactCTATGTGGCATTTTCTGATGAAGTTCCTCACCCTCCACATTCCTctgctcatcttctgctgggatagagagagagaaactgttagcacTTGAAAAGGGAGTAAGATCTAACAGCATCTACATGACTATAGGAGGAAAGTTTGGCTCATCTGAACCACACATCCACGTTTCCCCAAGAAtaattaatatttaaaaatacgTCCCCCTCCCATCTGTCTGCCCAGGCATCTCTTTTATAAGAGGCTGAATTAATCTAATTCGAACCTCATGATACCACTTACATCTCAGCATCAGATGCTCAATATTTTCTGTCTCCCCAGACTCACATTCACAATGTCTCTGTACAAAAGGATCTCTTCTGAATTTGCCCTCAAGCACCACGGAGGGGAGAGCCTCACATCTAGCCACTGTGAAGGCTTTTCTGGTTTTTCTTTACATCAAGGTGTGTTCGacggagggaggaaggatgggatgaagggagggtggaatgaaggaaggaaaggaaggaaaggaaggaaaggagggagggagggagggagggagggagggagggagggagggaaggaaggaaggaaggaaggaaggaaggaaggaaggaaggaaggaaggaaggaaggaaggaaggaaggaaggaaggaaggaaggaagggagggagggagggagggagggagggagggagggagggagtgtggaagggagagagggaagggagggagggtggaaaagaaagaaaagagggagGAAGCGAGGGAGGAAGCAATGAAAGGAaggata includes these proteins:
- the LOC132570905 gene encoding gastrula zinc finger protein XlCGF57.1-like — its product is RHQRTHTGEKTFECSVCGKRFIQSSDLKKHQRTHTGEKPFECSVCRKKFSESGTLRHHQRTHTGEKPFECSECGKRFSESGSLQLHQRTHTGEKPFECSECGKRFSQSGHLQRHQRTHTGEKPFECSECGKRFSRSGSLQRHQRTHTGEKPFECSECGKRFSESGSLQLHQRTHTGEKHFECSECGKRFSRSGHLQLHQRTHTGEKPFECSECGKRFIERGHLQRHQRTHTGKKPLECSECGKRFSQSGTLQHHQRTNTGENPFECSECGKKFSRSGSFQRHQRTHTGEKPFECSECGKRFSQSGHLQYHQRTHTEEKPFECSECGKRFSRSGSLQLHQRTHTGEKPFECSECGKRFSQNGTLQLHQRTHTGEKPFECSECGKRFSQSGNLQYHRRTHTGEKPFECPECGKRFSRSGSLQLHQRTHTGEKPFECSECGNRFIESNTLQKHQRTHTGEKPFECSECGKRFSQSGHLQHHKRTHTGDKPFKCSECGKRFSQSDHLQCHQRTHTGEKPFEYSECGKRFTRSGSLQSHQRTHTGEKPFECSECGKRFSERRNLQQHQRIHRGNDRTPRTLNFLISHLSITLRYCNGSSQPVGSKEGRGAGNGRTVMHRRI